From Desulfurobacterium indicum:
TACTTGACCTTCTTGATTATCTGGCAAAGATTGCCGGGAAACTTCCGCCGATTCACTTTGAACCACCGCGGAAAGGTGATATAAAACACTCTCTTGCCGATATATCGGAGTTAAAAAAAATCGGTTTTTCACCGTCGTTTACCGCTCAAGAAGGATTGAAACTGCTTTTTGAGTGGGAGATGGAAAAGTAGCTGATGGGGGAATGGGTACAACTGGAACGCTGGTGATTACGCTAAAAATTCGCCTTTTCAAAAGAAATGAGCTCGGGAATTGATTGAAAAACTTTCTCTGAAGGGAAATGAGCTGGTACTTGATATCGGTTGCGGGGATGGAAAAATAACTTTTGAAATTGCACGGCGCGTTCCAGACGGGTATGTTGTCGGGATAGACAGTTCGGAGGAAATGATAAAGCT
This genomic window contains:
- a CDS encoding class I SAM-dependent methyltransferase, producing the protein MIEKLSLKGNELVLDIGCGDGKITFEIARRVPDGYVVGIDSSEEMIKLASKMFSPSKYPNLSFRFLDIQEMDFSGEFDVIFSNAALHWIID